The genome window ACGTTTGCTACTAAGCCCCGTTAACTTTTCAAAGCCTTCGCGATTGATTACCTTGCCGTTGTCGTATTGCAATCGTCCGGTGTTCCATGCAATATATGTTCCAAGATACATTAATCGAGCGATGTCAGCGTTATTTAATGATGGGAAACGTTCAATTATTGTTCGTGACTGCTGAAAGAAGGCGAATACAAATCCTCCGTTTTCTTCTTCGTGGGAACCTAACGCCTGAATTGATTCAATAGCTCGGAATTTAGATTCTGTCATTTTTGGTACTAAGTCATGAGTAAATAGATCACCTAAGTATTCTCCTGTTTCTAAGCTGTAAGGCTTGCCGTCTTTTACTACATAGTTTTGTTTTTGTGCGATAGCCTTACGTCGTGTCGTTGGGTTTAATTGTACTAATTGTTTGCCTACTGATAATGCTGTCATGTCATATCTTCTCCTTTTCTGATTCCGTTTTATTTTTGTAAAGCGTCGGCTAGCGATTGAATTTCTTCGGTTGCTGCCGTGACTTGGCGACTCACTTCAAGTAAAGCCATTCCGGCCCGTATTGCTACTGATTGTAGAGTACGCTCGCCACGTTCGATAAAGCCGAGCATAACCGGCGTGATTCCGATACGTTTAGCGAGTTGTCCTTGTGTGATGCCGAATGCTTCACGATAATACTTAATCTGATTTGCAGTTAATGCCATTCCGATTACCTCCTTGTTAGTAATAAAATAACTACAAATTAAGCCAATTAAAAAAAGCCGCCCGAATGGACCGCTTGAATTTAAGTTATTTACTTCCTCAAACTATATAATGACTTATCGCATAAAATATGGCTTCCCTTGTATAGGTGTCTAAAACAACAAATAGTGTATTAGTGAATGAAAGTTTTTACTTCCTCATAAGGTATAGCCATGAAACAGTTAAAAACATGCCATATTTATATAAAAAAATACTAGAATTGTGTACACTCTCTGAATTTACGATTGCTGTCTCGTATCGGAGTTTAGTGATTCTCCGTACTCTTAAGCTAGATACGTTTTATATAAAATTATGGCTAAAACTCCCTACATATTGTATATGCCAATGTTTTATACAAAAAGGGCGGAAATACTCTCCTATAATGTATAACCAACAACTACGCTATTTTGTGACGAAGACTTCCCTTCATAATATATAGATAACTAAACGCCTAAAAGGTGAGTGTTATAGTGCCTTTCCCACCTATATAGCCAACTAAACGGCTAAAAGTGACCATTCGGTTGCTGAAAATTTTCAGTACCTTCTATAAGGTAAGGCTCAAAACATGGTAGCTGTGTGCAGCCTCCCTATAAAATCGTTCTATTTACCTATAATGTATAGCCATTAACCACCTAAAAACTCAACCTAACTAATCTTTGCGACCATCTAAAAAATCGCTATTCCACTATTAGACGGTATGACCGCAGTATGAAATTACTTCTTGTCATCATACGCCGTAGCCCAAGTCGTACCCCAAAACTCGCGAGAACGGCTGGTAGTAGTCGATTGAATATCATCAATATTTTGCGAAGTAACTCGTTTCTTACCGCCGATTTGCTGCCTTCTCTGCGATCGAGCTACTGTCTTTTCAAAATCGCTCGTATTTACGATATGTCGTTGGTCAGACTGTATCATCGCTTGTTCATCGGTCCAAAATCCATGCTCGTCGTTAAAATACATATCACGCGATAAATGAGAAGTGCCCTCCGCTTGTTTCTGTTCACGGCGCTTGATATTACGTAGGTACACGTTCTTTTTACTGCGGCAATTATCGGAGCATGTTACCGCTGAATTATTCTGCGACTTATCACGGAAATAATGGCCACAAGCACAACAGCGTCTTACTCGCTTTTCTGCAAAGATTTCTGGCTTATCTTCTTCAATGTCACGAATCAGCATTTCTTCGTCGTGGTACTCATCCAGATATTGCTCGATTAGTTCGCTCATAAATTCTATTGCTCCTGCCCCAGGATTAGCTTCGTACGCTAGCTCCTCGATAACTTGTCCTTTTTGAATTTTCATAATCACAACCCCTTCAAAAATTACCTGCCTTTTACGTCCCAAAATCGTAGAATTACCTGCCTTTTACGTCCCGTTGGACACCAACTTAAAAATACAATATGTAGTTATTTACGTAGTTAAAATGCTGTAAAATGAGCATATATCGTATGTTGAGTCACATCGAATGAACATCTTGTCTATCTTATCAGTAGTATTACGAAAGGATAGCGCCCAACATCAACGGTAAATAATATGTATCGGTAAAGTTTCCGTTTGGTTGGAACAACCATTTAAAACCTTTGCGTCCTCATTTTGCAAAGAACGCAAAATAATTCCGCATCTATCTATTACATTGATATTATTACAATCGCTAGATA of Lysinibacillus agricola contains these proteins:
- a CDS encoding helix-turn-helix transcriptional regulator, which encodes MALTANQIKYYREAFGITQGQLAKRIGITPVMLGFIERGERTLQSVAIRAGMALLEVSRQVTAATEEIQSLADALQK